The segment TGCTACTGAAGAAGAGTCTCCTGGCATGGAATTACCGCAATTTGAAGCGGGTCAGGCCCCTGAGGGTGAGAGTGGAGCAACGCCTGAAGCTGCAGAAGAGGAAGAGTTGGAGGTGGTTCAATACCGGACATTTTTTGGGTTAGACTCCCGTGTTGTTGTTTGGATTGTTTCCGAGCTGCATCTTATGTTTGCAGCATTCGTTCTTGGCGTTCCTATTTTTGCGGTAATTGTTGAAATTGTTGGTTACAAGGGTGGAGACGTGAAATATGATAAAATGGCGAAGGAATTTACCAAACTCCTGTCTGCTGCTTTTGCTACCACGGCATCGCTTGGTGGACTGCTTGCATTCTGCCTTTTTGGTCTTTATCCTGAGTTCATGAGCCACATGACGAATGTCTTTGCTCCAACCATGTATATTTATGCCTTGTTATTTTTCGGAGAGGCGTTTACCCTTTACGGATATTATTATTCGTGGGATATTCTTAAGGGAACTGCGTTCAGGAAATGGTCCCACATATCGCTTGGAGTCATGCTCAATCTCTTCGGCACATCTTTGATGTTCCTGACCAATTCATGGGCAACCTATATGATGAGTCCCAGTGGCGTTTCACCTGCAACAGGCAGAGTATTAAGTTTGTATCATGCCTTTTATAATGAGCTATGGATGCCGGTAAATATTCACAGGTTAATCGCTAATGTATGTTTTGGCGGATTTATTGTTGGGGCGTATGCGGCAGTGAAATTTCTGGGAGCCAGGACGGAAGAGGAAAAAGCACATTACGACTGGATGGGGTATGTTGGTAACTTTATTGGTATAGGGGCGCTGATCCCATTGCCATTTGCAGGATACTGGCTGGGCCGGGAGGTTTACAGCGCCAGCCCTGTAATGGGCAATATTATGATGGGGGGAGCTTTCTCCTGGACATTTATTATTCAGGCTATCCTGATCGGCATGCTCTTTATTGGGGCCAACTACTACCTCTGGCTGGGAATGGGAAGAATTAAAGGCTCCGAGCGTTACACGAAATTCATTAAGTATCTGGTGTTCATAATTTTTGCATGTTTTGCCGTGTGGCTGACCCCGCATAATCTGCCTTTAAGCGGTGAAGAAAGGGCTATGATTGGCGAGCAATACCACCCCTTTTCCAAGTATTTTGGTGTTATGGCTGCAAAAAATGCGGTAGTTAATATGATTATTCTTGCAACGTTTTTTTCGTTTCTTATCTATCGCCGGAGCAATAAGGGTGAAACGGTACCATTTTCAGAACAGGGAAGGGCCGGTAAGATTGGCATATTTTCAGCTCTTATCTTCTGTTTGTTGATGCTGGTTTCCTATGCAGTATCACTGAACTTTGTAGAGCTTGAGGCCAACATAAAGGAATTTGTCAAGCCATTGATAACTTCATTATATATTCAGTCATTTGCAGTTGGCCTGGCTGCATTCCTGACATTTAAAAACAAAGGAAAGTTGGCACAAACCATGCTGTTTGCTGTAACCGCATGTATTGCAGTGCTCTACTTCTGGTATTATGGGTTTGAAGTTATGCAGAAGGCAAATCTGGTCTTACGATATTTGTCTGTAACACAGGTTTCCATTGTGATGAGTTGCCTGATTATGAATGCTGTTATTGACATCTTTGTGTTCCGCAAAGCGAAGCTGGTCGGAGGTATTAGCTGGGGGAAAATGCCGGTAAGATCCCAATATGCGTTAATTCTTTTGTGTATCGTCATTGTCATCCTGATGGGTTTGATGGGCTTTATACGTTCCGGTTTACGGATGGACTGGCATGTCTATGGTATATTGCAGGATACCTCACAATGGGCATATACTCCGACATTATCATTTATGGGGCGTGTGGTTGGCCTGATTGTTGCCCTTTTCCTTGGCCTTGTTGCATTTGTATTTTGGCTGGCAAACCTTGGTGAGTCAAAAGGGAAAACGGCAACTCAATAGCAAGCTGAGTATAGAAGACATAATAAGCTGGACAAAAGAAAGTTAACTGGCTTGAGAGAAGCATGGAAGATGTTGATGTGAGGTAAGCGACATAGGAATGTTGCAGTTGTAATCGGATAAAATCTTAAGATAGTAAAATGAAAGCATAGAGAAAACTTATGAATAAAAGCATGTTAAAAATTGCAGCTTTTGGAATAGCAGTTATAGGATTTTATATCTATATTACGGTGTATGTTGCAGGGCTTTCCGGTACAGGGGGCGGTGGTGATGCAGGGGGGGTTAGTCCCGAGGCTGGTGAAGAAATATTTTGGGGCGACGGACAATGTGGTACCTGCCATAAGATAGGTTCAACCGGAAGTGCGACTAGGGGACCTGATCAGGAAAATCTTGCATTGCGTGCAGAAGACCGTGCAAAAGAACTGGGAATGGCTTCCGGGCTTGATTATCTTGTGGAGTCGATTGTCGATCCGGATAAATATATTGTGGAAGGGTATGATAAAATTATGCCCAAGGTTTACGATCCGCCCATCATGCTATCTCGTGAAAAAATTCTGGCTGTGCTGGCCTATCTTCAGTCTCTGGGTGGAGATCCCGATATTAACGCCATTATGAAATACAAGGATAAGATACCTGAAGCTTCCAAAAAGAAGATTAAGAAATGGGTACCGCCTATCGTTGTTGATGTTAAGGAAGGTGAGAAGGTGTTTTTTGATGAAACGCGCCCTGTTACCTGCGGTAAATGCCATGTTATCAACGGAAAAGGTAAGAAAGTAGGCCCGGAACTTACCGGTATTGGTGCGATTCAGACACCGGAATACCTTATCGAATCAGTCCTTCAGCCCAGCGCAGTAATTGTGAAGGGGTATGAAACGATGTATGTTATCACAGAAGATGGTATTCCCTATAACGGATTGATTAAAAGTGAAACAGATGAGGAATTGGTACTCTTGCTGGAAGAGAGCGGTGAAATTGAGGAGATTGTGATTCCAAAGGATGAGATTGAAGATATGAGAAGACAGGATGTTTCGATTATGCCAGGTAATATAGGTGAGTTACTGAGTGTAAGAGATTTTTATGGAATTATATCCTTTTTGATGAGTCAAAAATAGAGCAGAGATGTTGTTCAGCGGAGAAAACAATTGTTAGGAGTGTGCGAATGGCTAATAAACGCAGTACGTATTTGATGATGTGGATGGTTTTTGTTGTTATTTGTGTGTTTTTGTTTCTCAGATATGCTTCACCAAAGATCTTTCAGGTATTAATGGCAAAGGGCCACCCAATGCCTACACCAAGCACTTTAATGATGTGGTATATGATTATGGGTGTGCTTGCCGGTTTGGTATATGCGACTACCAGTAATCAGAAATTTGCTGATTTTCTTAGTTTTTTGTTGCCGGAACATGGATCACTAATTAAATCTTTCCTGCAGAAAGTGTTGTTTGTAACTTTTCCGCTTATCATAGGATGGTTTGTATATTCGTGGTCAATTCCCGGGGCAGCTTCGCCAGTTGAATTAAGGATACAGCATCCGACGTTACCGCAAAATTACGAAAAACAAGAGAATCCGTTCAGACAAAAAGATGCAGAGACGCAAAGAAGATGTGTTGAAGAAGGTAAGATACTCTTTCAAACATACTGCCGTCCTTGCCATGGTTCAAAAGCTGACGGGAATGGTCCCTTTGCAAATTCATTTCGTTTAAGACCGATCAACTTCCAGGATCCGGGAACTATTGCAACGGTTGTGGATAATTATCTCTTCTGGCGTATTAAGGAAGGTGCCCCTGGCCTTCCTTCCGAATCAACTCCGTGGGATTCCGCTATGCCTGCATGGAAGGATGATTTGAAGGATGATGAGATATGGAAAATAATTATGGGTGAATATGATACAGCCGGTGTTATGCCGCGCCAGAGGGAAAAACTTGAATAAGCTGTAAAGGGGTATAGTTTTGTTGACATCGCTGTTATTGATGATTAATTTGAGAACGGTATTATGGAAGAAAAACAGACAACTACTATGAGATATTCAGTGAAAAAAAAGGTGATTGGGTTAGGGCTGGCCGGTGTATGTGCTGGTATTTTTGTGACATCAGCAGATGTCTATGCACAGGCATCGCACTTGTTTCGTGTATATAAACATGAAGTTCCTGCAAAATTATCCGAAACACAGGAAGTGATAGCCGAAGGAAAAAGAATTTACGAAAAAAGATGCTGGTATTGCCACGGAATAGAAGGTGGCGGTGATGGCCCGGCCGCAAAAACGATGTTCCCGAAACCAAGGAATTTTGTGAGAAATGAGTATAAAGTCCGTTCCACCACTTTTGGTTCTGTCCCTACGGACGAAGATTTGTTCAGAATTATTACCAGTGGCATAGAAGGTACGGCGATGCCCTTCTGGTATACGATAAGTGAGGCAGAACGGTGGAAGGTGCTTTATTATGTAAAAACCTTTAATGAACAATTTAAAAAGAATGATTCGCTTAAGATGTTTTCCACCGGTAATATAATTGCATCAACGCCCGACAGCATTCTGAAAGGACAAGACTTATTCAGAGAGACGAAATGTTTTGAATGCCACGGTGAAGACGGAAGGGGCAACGGTCCTTTAACTGTTGCTTTGCAGACAGAATGGGATATGCCCTATCGCGCCCGGGATCTTACGAAAGGGTGGCTTTTTAAAGGGGGAAATACCACAGAAGATATTTATCGTACGGTTTCAACAGGATTTAACGAAACCCCTATGGGTTCATATCTGGAAATACTTTCCGATGAAGACCGCTGGAATATTACCCATTATGTAAAAAGCATAGCGAAAGATATGGCATCGGATGTTGTGGTAAAGGTGAAATTGGTTGATATTGATGAATTGCCATTAGATGCAGCCGACGAGAACTGGAAAAATGCGATACCGGTAGAAATTCCATTGGCCGGGCAGATTATTGCAGAACCGCGGTTGTGGGCACCTTCGGCCGATGCGATTATGATTAAAGCCCTGTATAATA is part of the Candidatus Jettenia sp. AMX2 genome and harbors:
- a CDS encoding ethylbenzene dehydrogenase-related protein; translation: MEEKQTTTMRYSVKKKVIGLGLAGVCAGIFVTSADVYAQASHLFRVYKHEVPAKLSETQEVIAEGKRIYEKRCWYCHGIEGGGDGPAAKTMFPKPRNFVRNEYKVRSTTFGSVPTDEDLFRIITSGIEGTAMPFWYTISEAERWKVLYYVKTFNEQFKKNDSLKMFSTGNIIASTPDSILKGQDLFRETKCFECHGEDGRGNGPLTVALQTEWDMPYRARDLTKGWLFKGGNTTEDIYRTVSTGFNETPMGSYLEILSDEDRWNITHYVKSIAKDMASDVVVKVKLVDIDELPLDAADENWKNAIPVEIPLAGQIIAEPRLWAPSADAIMIKALYNNDEIAFLLEWDDATNRQEEIFRDGVSLQFPTQIPESLKKPYFAMGDKSGAVNLWTWKAYWGEDSGPVAESSETEPGEVYELNAKGFKNVTVQTSESQNIMGKGVYQNGRWHVVLKRSLQTDDVKGDIQFEIGKLIPIAFAVWDGSNNDAGAQKSISAWYYIILEKPAPKTIFAYVIIAIVMGVSIEMWFVARLRRFPPKPEE
- a CDS encoding cytochrome c, which translates into the protein MANKRSTYLMMWMVFVVICVFLFLRYASPKIFQVLMAKGHPMPTPSTLMMWYMIMGVLAGLVYATTSNQKFADFLSFLLPEHGSLIKSFLQKVLFVTFPLIIGWFVYSWSIPGAASPVELRIQHPTLPQNYEKQENPFRQKDAETQRRCVEEGKILFQTYCRPCHGSKADGNGPFANSFRLRPINFQDPGTIATVVDNYLFWRIKEGAPGLPSESTPWDSAMPAWKDDLKDDEIWKIIMGEYDTAGVMPRQREKLE
- a CDS encoding cytochrome ubiquinol oxidase subunit I yields the protein MKRNIVILFLFTITILSPLLLSSKVLANNAVAHATEEESPGMELPQFEAGQAPEGESGATPEAAEEEELEVVQYRTFFGLDSRVVVWIVSELHLMFAAFVLGVPIFAVIVEIVGYKGGDVKYDKMAKEFTKLLSAAFATTASLGGLLAFCLFGLYPEFMSHMTNVFAPTMYIYALLFFGEAFTLYGYYYSWDILKGTAFRKWSHISLGVMLNLFGTSLMFLTNSWATYMMSPSGVSPATGRVLSLYHAFYNELWMPVNIHRLIANVCFGGFIVGAYAAVKFLGARTEEEKAHYDWMGYVGNFIGIGALIPLPFAGYWLGREVYSASPVMGNIMMGGAFSWTFIIQAILIGMLFIGANYYLWLGMGRIKGSERYTKFIKYLVFIIFACFAVWLTPHNLPLSGEERAMIGEQYHPFSKYFGVMAAKNAVVNMIILATFFSFLIYRRSNKGETVPFSEQGRAGKIGIFSALIFCLLMLVSYAVSLNFVELEANIKEFVKPLITSLYIQSFAVGLAAFLTFKNKGKLAQTMLFAVTACIAVLYFWYYGFEVMQKANLVLRYLSVTQVSIVMSCLIMNAVIDIFVFRKAKLVGGISWGKMPVRSQYALILLCIVIVILMGLMGFIRSGLRMDWHVYGILQDTSQWAYTPTLSFMGRVVGLIVALFLGLVAFVFWLANLGESKGKTATQ
- a CDS encoding c-type cytochrome gives rise to the protein MNKSMLKIAAFGIAVIGFYIYITVYVAGLSGTGGGGDAGGVSPEAGEEIFWGDGQCGTCHKIGSTGSATRGPDQENLALRAEDRAKELGMASGLDYLVESIVDPDKYIVEGYDKIMPKVYDPPIMLSREKILAVLAYLQSLGGDPDINAIMKYKDKIPEASKKKIKKWVPPIVVDVKEGEKVFFDETRPVTCGKCHVINGKGKKVGPELTGIGAIQTPEYLIESVLQPSAVIVKGYETMYVITEDGIPYNGLIKSETDEELVLLLEESGEIEEIVIPKDEIEDMRRQDVSIMPGNIGELLSVRDFYGIISFLMSQK